Proteins from a genomic interval of Vicinamibacterales bacterium:
- a CDS encoding LacI family DNA-binding transcriptional regulator produces the protein MAKRANVSTATVSRTLNQSGAVRPETARKVWRAAAALNYYPNSHARTLVSGRSRLLGLIVSDITNPFFPELVRSFEALATQHQYDLILTSTDYQTARMTGCVRRMLERKVDGVAIMTSEMDLGLIKELARHGVPLAFMDVGRVGPRMSHVLIDYAHGIRQAVDHLAALAHERIGFITGPLELHSARTRQQAFLDGLRANGIAADPKLIREGTHTAEGGQQAMNALLRVAKSPTAVVCSNDWTAIGALHAIDAAGLRVPADLSLVGFDDIPLASYASPPLTSVRVSPADVGSTAFDALFRLIGGERLEGAVYQVPTTLVVRKSTGRPKKR, from the coding sequence ATCGCGAAGCGCGCGAACGTCTCGACCGCCACGGTGTCGCGCACGCTGAACCAGAGCGGCGCCGTCCGGCCGGAGACCGCCCGCAAGGTGTGGCGCGCGGCGGCGGCGCTGAACTACTACCCCAACAGCCACGCGCGCACCCTCGTCTCCGGCCGCAGCCGCCTCCTCGGGCTGATCGTCTCCGACATCACCAACCCGTTCTTCCCGGAACTGGTGCGCAGCTTCGAGGCGCTCGCGACGCAGCATCAATACGATCTCATCCTCACCAGCACCGACTACCAGACGGCGCGCATGACCGGCTGCGTCCGGCGGATGCTGGAGCGCAAGGTGGACGGCGTCGCGATCATGACCTCGGAGATGGATCTCGGGCTGATCAAGGAACTCGCCCGCCACGGCGTCCCGCTGGCCTTCATGGACGTCGGGCGGGTCGGACCGCGCATGAGTCACGTGCTGATCGACTACGCGCATGGGATCCGCCAGGCGGTCGATCACCTCGCCGCACTCGCCCACGAGCGGATCGGCTTCATCACCGGTCCGCTGGAGCTGCACTCCGCCCGGACGCGCCAGCAGGCGTTTCTCGATGGCTTGCGCGCGAACGGCATCGCCGCCGATCCCAAGCTGATTCGCGAGGGCACTCACACCGCCGAGGGGGGGCAGCAGGCGATGAATGCGCTGCTCCGCGTCGCCAAGTCCCCGACCGCGGTCGTCTGCTCCAACGACTGGACCGCCATCGGCGCGCTGCACGCCATCGACGCCGCCGGCCTGCGCGTGCCCGCGGATCTCTCGCTCGTCGGCTTCGACGATATTCCGCTGGCGAGCTACGCCAGCCCGCCGCTGACGTCCGTCCGGGTGTCGCCCGCCGACGTCGGTTCGACGGCCTTCGACGCGCTGTTCCGGCTGATCGGCGGCGAGCGGCTCGAGGGGGCCGTCTATCAGGTGCCGACGACGCTCGTCGTCCGGAAGTCGACGGGACGTCCGAAGAAGCGTTGA